In Sparus aurata chromosome 3, fSpaAur1.1, whole genome shotgun sequence, the following are encoded in one genomic region:
- the dclk3 gene encoding serine/threonine-protein kinase DCLK3, translating to MTPPQRARYGCEAAARNAKWRITAPPVPLLKHAGGAPQPWPIHPHPKGQVHRSHFPLPPPPPHIPLFHTRHAEESAERPRLVTIVRPCGQSTLRKVTVLLNRRGVVSFEQLLLDISEALGFPRWHRARVTRLYTTHAREVKGVCDFFRGEVAFLALGKARPDLSGVQEALEELFPEHSHYRAEALRAWEKRLRPAPDRAAKADSGYSEGTDSSETNQETQDKNTHIKNHNIMHSPHHIDALQPENCNSDDPKCHKKNRKPANLPNHLQKLRVRGRGRERQPSVIGPFKHEEGLREADIPSPTLCENCLVRRVKHQGPERVNPLSGKVPLPPVSRKQKGSPDTEQEVRKVQVHISPPPPPPISREEEKSVAKLQLSDPPPDVGQIHKDTQQRTTFDLPSGGSDVTLADIERCYEIGRLVGDGNFAVVRECHRRDNGQALAVKIVERSKLIGREHMMQNELSLLGSLCHPRIVRLFAHHHTHTHSYLVMELVSGGDLFEAISERGKFSEAEAGLMVSDMSEALNYIHCRSIVHRDLKPENLLIEHVAAGICRLKLGDFGLAMVVTEPVFTICGTPTYVAPEILCETGYGVAVDVWALGVILYILLCGFPPFRSRDRDQEELFQLIKQGQLHFLSPYWDPISDDARGLVSALLQPDPTVRLNAQQTLQNPWVTVMASTCSQRALTDKTHRSTAATGAEPDTVQGHAQTNAAVVMTEKTPGNRSDEGEITHKQLGRHEMNTGRGQNEERPPQQQSEETITAQASQIKVHTPSGATPTDRQDSGSKLSDTDYNPGSPASPGVGLNPLDDPAALTDPPPRVKTQSKQNSQQPSPPYSQENTSRSRNATSPNLQTR from the exons ATGACGCCCCCACAGAGAGCCCGCTATGGATGTGAGGCGGCGGCACGTAACGCTAAATGGAGGATTACAG ctcctCCGGTCCCCTTGTTGAAGCACGCAGGTGGGGCACCACAGCCATGGCCCATTCACCCCCACCCAAAGGGACAGGTCCACAGGTCCCacttccctcttcctcctcctcctcctcacatccCTCTCTTCCACACCCGGCATGCAGAGGAGAGCGCCGAGAGGCCCCGTCTGGTCACCATCGTCCGGCCATGTGGTCAAAGCACACTACGCAAG GTAACTGTCCTGTTGAACCGAAGGGGCGTGGTGTCCTTCGAGCAACTGCTACTCGATATCTCCGAGGCGTTGGGGTTTCCCCGCTGGCACAGAGCCAGGGTCACACGCCTGTACACGACCCACGCACGAGAG GTGAAAGGGGTTTGTGATTTCTTCCGAGGTGAGGTGGCCTTTCTGGCGCTGGGGAAGGCTCGTCCAGACCTGAGCGGGGTGCAGGAGGCTCTGGAGGAGCTGTTTCCAGAACATTCCCATTACCGGGCTGAAGCTCTGCGGGCCTGGGAGAAAAGACTTCGTCCAGCGCCGGATAGAGCGGCTAAGGCCGACAGCGGATACAGCGAGGGGACGGACAGCAGCGAGACTAACCAAGAGACACaggacaaaaatacacacatcaaAAATCATAATATTATGCATTCGCCTCACCATATAGACGCACTCCAGCCTGAGAATTGTAACTCAGATGATCCAAAGTGTCATAAAAAGAATAGAAAACCTGCTAACCTGCCCAACCACCTGCAGAAACTGCGTGTGAGAGGCAGGGGCAGGGAGCGACAGCCTTCTGTCATTGGTCCGTTTAAACATGAGGAAGGTCTCCGAGAAGCAGACATACCCTCTCCTACACTGTGTGAAAACTGTTTAGTGAGGCGAGTTAAACATCAGGGTCCAGAGCGGGTCAATCCACTGTCAGGGAAGGTcccccttcctcctgtgtcgaGGAAGCAGAAAGGAAGTCCTGACacagaacaggaagtgagaaAAGTGCAAGTTCATATCAgccctccaccccctccaccaatcagcagagaggaggagaagagtgtTGCCAAGTTACAACTTTCAGATCCACCTCCAGATGTGGGTCAAATACACAAGGACACACAGCAGAGGACGACTTTTGACCTTCCCTCAGGtggcagtgatgtcactctggcAGACATAGAGCGCTGCTATGAAATTGGACGGTTGGTCGGAGATGGCAACTTCGCAGTAGTGCGGGAGTGTCATCGTCGTGACAATGGACAAGCCCTGGCCGTGAAGATAGTCGAGCGCTCCAAGCTGATTGGTCGAGAACACATGATGCAGAACGAGCTGAGCCTCCTGGGTAGCCTATGTCACCCTCGCATAGTGCGGCTGTTTGCGCACCACCACACGCACACTCACTCCTACCTGGTGATGGAGCTGGTGAGCGGGGGGGATCTGTTCGAGGCCATCAGTGAGAGGGGGAAGTTTTCAGAGGCGGAGGCAGGACTGATGGTGTCAGACATGAGTGAAGCGCTGAACTACATCCACTGCAGAAGTATCGTCCATCGAGATCTCAAACCAGAAAACCTGCTG ATAGAGCATGTAGCCGCTGGCATCTGTAGACTGAAACTGGGAGACTTTGGCCTTGCCATGGTTGTGACTGAACCAGTCTTCACCATATGTGGCACACCCACGTATGTAGCCCCGGAGATTCTCTGTGAGACAG GTTATGGCGTTGCAGTGGATGTATGGGCTCTGGGTGTTATTCTCTACATCCTGCTGTGTGGATTTCCTCCATTTCGCAGTCGGGATCGGGACCAGGAGGAGCTGTTTCAGCTAATAAAACAGGGACaactccacttcctgtctcccTACTGGGACCCCATCTCAGACG atgCCAGAGGTCTTGTCAGCGCTCTGCTTCAGCCGGATCCCACAGTGAGGCTGAACGCGCAGCAGACCCTGCAGAATCCCTGGGTGACGGTTATGGCGTCAACCTGCAGCCAGAGGGCACTCACAGACAAAACTCACAGGAGCACAGCGGCTACTGGCGCAGAACCAGACACAGTCCAGGGACATGCCCAGACCAATGCAGCAGTGGTGATGACAGAGAAAACACCAGGAAACAGGAGTGACGAGGGAGAAATCACTCACAAACAGCTCGGCAGACATGAGATGAACACAGGACGAGGACAAAATGAGGAGAGACCACCACAGCAACAGTCTGAAGAAACAATTACAGCCCAGGCTTCACAGATCAAAGTGCACACACCTTCAGGGGCCACacctacagac